One segment of Pandoraea pnomenusa DNA contains the following:
- a CDS encoding porin yields the protein MNQRPHSNTGLRALALAAALTALGLPAGANAQSNVTLYGTIDSGFVHANHTATDNGAQPLSGITSNIIGGSRWGLRGTESLGRGLTALWQIESGFNGVNGALGNGGLAFGRKAIIGLRGNEWGEVTIGRQYDPVVNLVQGLTADGYFGGFFATPGDVDNYDNGARINNSIRYATPNFGGLQFEGMYATGGVAGKTGAGRSFGLAGAYSNGPVALAAGYFFADGGYQRERLAGDAPDAPATGPREWAGSAGSLFNSPINDGFRTASKVRIARAGAKYAVGPAIFGVSLSNAQYSSDALSTFRGVAKFDTVNAFATYALTPALNTGIGYSYTRMRADGVGAHYNQFNAGVTYALSKRTSTYVIGGYQQAVGTTLRQGRTVEANASVGSYGIDAGARTQLLLGMGLKHTF from the coding sequence ATGAACCAACGTCCACACTCGAACACCGGCCTGCGCGCCCTTGCGCTCGCCGCGGCACTCACGGCGCTCGGCCTGCCGGCCGGCGCCAACGCGCAAAGCAACGTCACGCTCTATGGCACGATCGATTCCGGATTCGTGCACGCCAATCACACGGCGACCGACAATGGCGCGCAACCGCTCTCCGGGATCACCAGCAACATCATCGGCGGCAGTCGCTGGGGTCTGCGCGGCACGGAGTCGCTGGGTCGCGGCCTCACCGCACTGTGGCAGATCGAGAGCGGGTTCAACGGGGTCAACGGCGCACTCGGCAACGGTGGCCTGGCATTCGGCCGCAAGGCGATCATCGGCTTGCGCGGCAACGAATGGGGCGAAGTCACGATCGGCCGGCAATACGACCCCGTGGTCAATCTCGTGCAGGGCCTGACCGCCGATGGCTACTTCGGCGGCTTCTTCGCCACGCCGGGGGACGTCGACAACTACGACAACGGTGCGCGCATCAACAATTCGATCCGATATGCCACGCCGAATTTCGGCGGCCTGCAGTTCGAAGGCATGTATGCGACGGGAGGTGTCGCGGGGAAGACAGGCGCGGGGCGCTCGTTCGGCCTCGCGGGTGCCTACAGCAATGGGCCGGTTGCCCTCGCGGCAGGTTACTTCTTCGCGGATGGCGGCTATCAGCGTGAACGGTTGGCCGGCGATGCGCCGGATGCGCCGGCGACCGGGCCTCGTGAGTGGGCGGGCAGCGCCGGCTCGTTGTTCAACTCGCCGATCAACGATGGTTTCCGCACGGCCAGCAAGGTACGCATCGCGCGCGCCGGGGCGAAGTATGCCGTCGGTCCGGCAATCTTCGGCGTCTCGCTGTCCAACGCCCAGTATTCGAGCGACGCGCTTTCCACGTTCCGTGGCGTGGCGAAGTTCGATACCGTCAACGCCTTCGCCACGTATGCACTGACGCCCGCGCTCAACACCGGCATCGGCTATAGCTACACGCGTATGCGCGCGGATGGCGTGGGCGCCCACTACAACCAGTTCAACGCAGGGGTGACGTACGCCCTGTCCAAGCGTACATCGACGTACGTCATCGGCGGCTATCAACAGGCGGTCGGCACGACGCTCCGTCAGGGACGAACGGTGGAGGCGAATGCGTCGGTCGGTTCGTATGGGATCGACGCGGGTGC